A genomic segment from Thalassoglobus sp. JC818 encodes:
- a CDS encoding substrate-binding domain-containing protein yields MTINAICPISAPPPSNVRPDAEQVGYRAAEILDALINGNTFNGKPAPESVEFVVQKGVVERKSTQVIAAEDRELARVWHFIRQHACDGINVNDVADDRSLSRRQLERRFRAITPQWVAT; encoded by the coding sequence ATGACAATTAACGCGATCTGTCCAATAAGCGCCCCTCCTCCGTCCAATGTTCGTCCCGATGCAGAGCAAGTCGGCTACCGAGCTGCCGAAATACTGGATGCCCTGATTAACGGAAATACGTTCAATGGGAAACCAGCGCCGGAGTCCGTCGAATTTGTCGTTCAAAAGGGTGTGGTTGAGCGTAAATCAACTCAGGTCATTGCGGCTGAAGACCGCGAGCTTGCTCGCGTTTGGCATTTCATCCGCCAGCACGCTTGCGACGGCATCAACGTAAACGACGTCGCTGACGATAGGTCCCTTTCACGCCGTCAACTCGAGCGCCGATTCAGAGCAATCACACCACAATGGGTGGCCACCTGA
- a CDS encoding sulfatase-like hydrolase/transferase: MTRNEELIEPATDMATPTQRYTDEAIAFTRGNQDQPFFVYIPHSMPHTRLDASPEFKGKSQRGLYGGIIEEIDFNVGRILDRLSELNLAENTYVLFTSDKGPRLIKNKGHADGHVPGDHGGSAGPLRSGKVSTFEGGVRVPAILWAPGKVPAESVCDLVATTMDVMPTFAAIAVASIPKAD; encoded by the coding sequence GTGACACGCAACGAAGAATTGATCGAACCGGCGACAGACATGGCGACGCCGACTCAGCGTTACACTGATGAAGCCATTGCATTTACAAGAGGGAATCAAGATCAGCCGTTTTTCGTTTACATCCCGCATTCAATGCCGCACACACGGTTGGATGCGTCGCCAGAGTTCAAAGGGAAAAGCCAGCGAGGTCTGTACGGCGGCATCATTGAAGAGATCGACTTCAATGTCGGCAGGATCCTGGACAGGCTCAGCGAACTGAATCTGGCGGAAAACACGTATGTTCTTTTCACAAGCGACAAAGGTCCCCGGCTAATCAAGAACAAAGGCCATGCCGACGGACACGTGCCGGGTGATCACGGTGGATCGGCCGGACCGTTGAGGAGCGGCAAGGTGTCGACCTTCGAAGGTGGCGTTCGCGTCCCCGCGATTCTCTGGGCACCGGGCAAGGTGCCAGCCGAAAGTGTCTGCGATCTCGTTGCCACGACCATGGATGTCATGCCAACTTTTGCCGCTATTGCCGTTGCCAGCATCCCAAAGGCAGACTGA
- a CDS encoding alpha/beta hydrolase-fold protein, with product MRVLFLLTFIVCCQRTPVSAQSNQDSGIQADRNQEGAPRLPRGRFGGSIELGPDDQQLYPDPPETITQKRDGIARGKLEMIEYESKTVGTTRRMNVYTPPGYTAEREYPVLYLLHGIGGDETEWERFAMPDVLLDNLIADGKAVPMVVVMPNGRAQKNDRAEGNVFESAPAFAVFEQDLLNDVIPTIESRYSVHDDREHRALAGLSMGGGQSLNFGMSHLDKFAWVGGFSSAPNTKTPEELVPDPTATKEKLKLLWLSCGRKDGLIRISQRMHRYLKDNDVPHIWNVDSHGHDPTHWRNNLYHFAQLVFREKH from the coding sequence ATGCGTGTACTTTTCCTGTTGACGTTCATCGTGTGTTGTCAAAGAACACCGGTTTCCGCTCAGTCTAATCAAGATTCTGGAATTCAGGCTGATAGAAACCAAGAAGGCGCTCCACGGCTTCCCCGAGGCCGCTTTGGCGGCTCAATCGAGCTCGGTCCTGATGACCAACAACTCTATCCCGATCCACCGGAGACCATCACACAAAAGCGTGACGGGATTGCTCGTGGCAAACTTGAGATGATTGAGTATGAGTCGAAGACTGTCGGGACCACTCGTCGCATGAATGTGTACACCCCACCGGGTTACACTGCTGAGCGGGAATATCCGGTCCTTTACCTCCTGCACGGCATCGGAGGCGATGAAACGGAGTGGGAGCGGTTTGCCATGCCAGATGTGCTGCTCGATAACTTGATCGCGGACGGGAAAGCTGTCCCGATGGTCGTCGTGATGCCCAACGGACGTGCTCAGAAGAACGATCGAGCGGAAGGAAATGTGTTCGAATCTGCTCCGGCGTTTGCCGTCTTCGAACAGGATCTGCTGAACGATGTGATTCCAACTATTGAATCTCGGTACTCCGTTCACGATGACCGGGAGCATCGTGCCCTGGCCGGTTTGTCGATGGGTGGCGGTCAGTCCCTCAACTTTGGGATGAGCCATCTCGACAAGTTTGCATGGGTTGGCGGATTCTCATCTGCCCCAAACACGAAGACCCCGGAAGAGCTTGTTCCTGATCCCACCGCGACGAAAGAAAAGTTGAAATTGTTGTGGCTATCGTGCGGCCGGAAGGATGGGCTCATTCGCATCAGCCAGCGAATGCATCGCTATCTCAAGGACAATGATGTCCCGCACATCTGGAACGTCGATTCGCACGGTCACGACCCGACACATTGGCGGAATAACCTTTACCACTTCGCACAACTGGTGTTCCGCGAGAAGCATTGA
- a CDS encoding alpha/beta fold hydrolase: MKKFLTTLVAISLLISFEKSFAQQRPRLTFEQVLQREDADNDGRVTESEFKGPRRLFERLDRDGDMVLTKDDFTVQLNRNNRPQAAGAPPEGVEVMRDVVFGQGGGRDLTMHIVVPKERVTSPAPVFVWVHGGGWKGGTKEGGVGQVIPLVRKGFVGATIEYRLTGEAPFPAQIEDCKCAIRYLRAHAEQYNIDPERIAVGGSSAGGHLVALMGTSGDVPELEGDGGWPNESSRVQAVVDLYGPTDFKQFVTAKGYEKHNDDGSPESLLLGGGEVLPQTEKIRRVNPITYIDENDPPFLIIHGTNDRTVPLNQSETLHAALQGANVPSKLHVIDGAGHGGPGFSDPAVQQMKLEFLSQLLEVEKDQDNESAQSRSSNQRDSGTRMRDREPAWKMPVVEGTNLYYHTFPSTTVGEDVSYVIYLPPSYDEQPEKKFPVVYWLHGIGGSQQGLPAMSQRMTEAIEAEKMQATIVVYVNGMVRSSFVDSKDGQVPVETVAIQELIPHIDANYRTIATRNGRMIEGFSMGGAGAAKWAFRHPELFGSLSIIDGALHKDPLSGRLANSFQSIYGGDIDYYNDRNPWKLAEAQDDDLNEKLLVRIVTRSAGLGRVNREYKDHLEQLGFTVEFDVIENAPHSPNPLYEGLGDKNWAFYSQAFSGIQANSAAESQSPRVERSQADRQRNIPDGVTLLSNIAYRPGNPAWKLDLAMPESSEQKLRPAIVFVHGGGWRGGDKSRGYFLQGALEYAQKGYVCITINYRLTGEAPFPACLEDSKCAVRWLRAHADKYDVDPNRIGAYGNSAGAHLVSMLGLTGTIDDFDGEGPWQEFSSDVQAVCASATPTDFMNWGRPGGKFRGESSLLVGPDESLDERKRLASPISHVFDDAPPFLLVHGTSDRTVPYSQGASFADALKEAGAKDVELITVEGAGHGVFQDQFTTIGPKMEAFFNRTLMSNEAKFEE, encoded by the coding sequence ATGAAGAAATTCCTGACCACGCTCGTTGCGATTTCACTCTTGATCAGCTTCGAAAAAAGCTTTGCGCAGCAGCGGCCTCGATTGACGTTCGAACAAGTCCTTCAACGTGAAGATGCCGACAATGATGGAAGGGTTACCGAAAGTGAGTTCAAAGGGCCGCGTCGGCTGTTCGAACGACTTGACCGCGACGGTGATATGGTTCTGACCAAGGACGACTTCACAGTCCAGCTAAATCGAAATAATCGACCACAAGCTGCAGGTGCCCCCCCAGAGGGTGTTGAAGTAATGCGAGATGTCGTTTTCGGCCAGGGTGGAGGCCGCGACTTAACAATGCACATCGTGGTACCGAAGGAGAGAGTGACGTCGCCAGCTCCGGTGTTTGTCTGGGTTCACGGTGGTGGTTGGAAAGGTGGCACAAAAGAGGGTGGTGTAGGGCAAGTGATTCCGCTCGTTCGTAAGGGGTTTGTCGGTGCGACGATCGAATACCGACTCACCGGCGAGGCTCCATTTCCAGCGCAGATCGAAGACTGCAAGTGTGCGATTCGATATCTCAGAGCGCATGCAGAGCAATACAACATTGATCCAGAACGAATCGCCGTGGGGGGAAGTTCTGCAGGTGGCCATCTGGTCGCGTTGATGGGAACTTCCGGAGACGTGCCGGAATTGGAGGGCGACGGCGGCTGGCCGAATGAATCCAGTCGCGTGCAAGCGGTCGTCGATCTCTATGGCCCGACAGACTTCAAGCAATTCGTCACCGCTAAAGGTTACGAGAAACACAATGACGACGGTTCCCCGGAGTCACTCTTGCTGGGCGGAGGCGAAGTGTTGCCGCAAACAGAGAAGATCCGACGCGTCAATCCAATCACTTACATCGACGAAAACGATCCTCCATTTTTGATTATTCATGGAACTAATGACCGCACGGTTCCCCTCAATCAAAGTGAAACGCTTCATGCCGCACTTCAAGGTGCCAACGTTCCGTCGAAACTGCATGTTATTGATGGCGCTGGACACGGCGGTCCAGGTTTTTCAGACCCGGCTGTCCAACAAATGAAGTTGGAATTTTTGTCACAGCTACTGGAAGTTGAAAAGGATCAAGACAACGAATCAGCTCAGTCGCGTAGTTCCAATCAGCGCGATAGTGGGACGCGGATGCGGGACCGAGAACCTGCTTGGAAAATGCCCGTTGTCGAAGGGACAAACCTCTATTATCACACGTTCCCGAGCACTACTGTTGGGGAAGACGTCAGCTATGTGATCTATTTGCCTCCGTCCTACGACGAACAACCTGAGAAGAAATTCCCGGTTGTTTACTGGTTGCACGGAATCGGTGGTTCTCAGCAGGGGCTTCCCGCCATGTCACAGAGAATGACCGAAGCCATTGAAGCAGAAAAGATGCAGGCGACAATCGTAGTCTACGTCAATGGCATGGTTCGCAGCAGTTTTGTCGATTCAAAAGATGGCCAGGTTCCAGTGGAAACTGTAGCGATCCAGGAACTCATTCCACATATCGATGCAAACTACCGCACTATCGCGACTCGAAATGGACGCATGATCGAAGGATTTTCGATGGGCGGAGCCGGAGCTGCTAAATGGGCATTTCGGCATCCAGAGTTGTTTGGCTCTCTTTCGATCATCGACGGTGCTCTACATAAAGATCCTCTGAGCGGACGACTCGCCAATTCGTTTCAGTCAATCTATGGTGGAGACATCGACTATTACAATGACCGCAATCCCTGGAAGCTGGCGGAGGCTCAGGATGACGATTTGAACGAGAAGTTATTGGTTCGAATCGTGACCCGTTCAGCAGGGCTCGGACGTGTCAATCGCGAGTACAAAGATCATCTTGAGCAACTTGGGTTCACCGTCGAGTTCGATGTGATCGAAAATGCTCCGCATTCGCCGAATCCGCTCTACGAAGGTCTGGGAGACAAAAACTGGGCGTTCTATTCTCAGGCGTTTTCCGGAATTCAGGCGAATAGTGCTGCAGAATCACAATCGCCTCGTGTCGAACGATCGCAGGCTGACAGGCAAAGAAACATCCCCGATGGAGTGACGCTTCTCTCGAACATTGCGTATCGCCCAGGCAATCCTGCTTGGAAACTTGATTTGGCAATGCCGGAAAGCTCTGAGCAGAAACTGCGGCCGGCCATTGTCTTTGTCCACGGCGGAGGTTGGCGCGGAGGCGACAAATCGCGTGGATACTTTCTGCAAGGTGCTCTTGAATATGCTCAGAAGGGCTATGTCTGCATTACAATCAATTATCGATTGACCGGCGAAGCTCCTTTCCCGGCGTGTCTCGAAGACTCGAAGTGCGCGGTTCGCTGGCTCCGTGCTCATGCAGACAAGTATGACGTCGATCCAAATCGAATCGGCGCCTACGGCAACTCAGCCGGAGCGCATCTCGTCTCCATGCTTGGGTTGACTGGAACAATTGATGATTTTGACGGAGAGGGTCCATGGCAAGAATTCTCCAGCGATGTTCAGGCCGTGTGTGCGTCTGCAACCCCAACAGACTTTATGAACTGGGGAAGACCCGGCGGAAAATTCCGAGGCGAATCAAGCTTACTTGTCGGACCAGACGAGTCACTCGATGAGAGAAAACGTCTCGCTTCACCAATCAGTCACGTTTTCGACGATGCTCCACCGTTTCTGCTAGTTCATGGGACGTCTGATCGAACGGTTCCATACTCACAGGGAGCTTCTTTCGCAGACGCGCTTAAGGAGGCTGGTGCCAAAGATGTTGAGTTGATCACCGTTGAAGGGGCAGGACACGGAGTCTTTCAGGACCAGTTCACAACGATCGGTCCTAAAATGGAAGCGTTTTTCAATCGGACACTGATGTCAAACGAAGCCAAATTCGAAGAGTGA
- a CDS encoding tautomerase family protein — protein MPHVNVKLWPGKTDQQKQQLADAITEDVMKVLHYGEESVSVAFEEVKASEWCEMVFTQDIRNKPDQLYKQPGYGIDDL, from the coding sequence ATGCCTCACGTCAACGTCAAGCTGTGGCCTGGAAAAACCGATCAGCAAAAGCAACAACTTGCAGACGCCATCACTGAAGATGTCATGAAAGTCCTGCACTATGGAGAGGAATCTGTCTCTGTTGCCTTTGAAGAAGTGAAGGCGAGTGAATGGTGCGAGATGGTCTTCACGCAAGACATTCGCAACAAACCGGACCAGCTCTATAAGCAGCCTGGATATGGCATTGACGATCTCTGA
- a CDS encoding right-handed parallel beta-helix repeat-containing protein codes for MTKHFLPQLVFTLQFAGALLATELCPAVETTADFYVSPRGSDTWSGTLSEPNGQRTDGPFATLQRARDAVRESGKNRSGDIVVLVRGGIYRLNNTVVFGVQDSPTSEVTITYAAYPGETPVFSSAREVSAWKTLPELPPGLPKEAVGKVQVANVNGRFHVVFDADGMLPRARSKGFIPLTGGSRNELHYPAGRLRNWPNLGDVEIVVRPHHAWIVNILPLASVDEQRQIARTSIDATYAMNRLHFLKDTPSCWVENILEELDEPGEWVLDSKEGKLYLWPRSDSPVLVPTLMELIRIEGAIDKEGTEDVPVRNLCFRGLTFMHGERYTIADEDAGLQHDWEIYDKAGSLVRLRGTENCRIESCRFAHSGGGAIRIDLHGKKNTVSGNLIEHIGGTGILLCGYGPGTKDVSGKNLVTNNQIHHVGQIYSHSPGIMIWQSGENRIANNLVHHTPYTGIILSGCMTDFFRRQGRELSRTIRRHEVAGLPNQPQLEDVRPYLHTHDNVIEYNEIHHAMEMLGDGNGIYIRGAGTGNVIRRNYIHHLVAPMIMQAAIRTDGGQMDTTIAENLIYKCTSQGIILKLNNRCENNIVADIIAPPRGYYLSLREGPMNEAVVKRNIFYSTGRDTTFINELPPSNRRQSEDRRGRALARSKDADTDHNIYFCVGNPELGNQMLEKQQRDGIDTHSLAVDPLFVDPPNGDFRLRPNSPALKLGFTPIDWSKAGLKTNEKNHAND; via the coding sequence ATGACGAAACATTTCCTCCCACAACTAGTCTTCACGCTCCAATTTGCCGGCGCTTTGCTTGCGACGGAGCTGTGCCCAGCAGTGGAAACAACCGCCGACTTTTATGTGTCGCCCAGAGGTTCTGACACTTGGTCGGGTACGCTATCGGAACCAAATGGTCAGCGAACAGATGGGCCATTTGCGACACTCCAGCGTGCGCGTGATGCTGTACGGGAATCCGGTAAGAATCGCTCTGGCGACATCGTCGTTTTAGTTCGCGGGGGAATATACCGCCTGAACAACACCGTTGTGTTCGGGGTACAGGATAGTCCGACAAGTGAAGTGACCATCACTTATGCTGCCTATCCCGGTGAGACTCCCGTCTTTAGTTCCGCACGAGAAGTTTCAGCGTGGAAGACATTGCCTGAGTTGCCGCCCGGCCTGCCGAAGGAAGCCGTCGGCAAGGTGCAAGTAGCGAATGTGAACGGCCGGTTTCACGTGGTATTCGATGCCGACGGTATGCTCCCGCGAGCTCGGTCGAAGGGCTTCATCCCACTGACCGGCGGAAGTCGAAATGAGCTGCACTATCCAGCGGGGCGTTTGAGGAACTGGCCAAATCTCGGTGATGTCGAAATCGTTGTTCGGCCGCACCATGCTTGGATTGTGAACATCCTGCCGCTGGCATCTGTCGATGAGCAAAGGCAGATCGCTCGCACGTCGATCGACGCAACCTACGCGATGAACCGACTCCATTTCCTAAAAGACACGCCGTCGTGCTGGGTCGAAAATATCTTGGAGGAACTCGACGAACCGGGCGAATGGGTATTGGATTCGAAAGAGGGGAAACTTTACCTCTGGCCGCGAAGTGACTCGCCAGTATTGGTGCCCACGCTGATGGAGCTCATTCGCATTGAAGGAGCGATTGACAAGGAAGGCACGGAAGACGTGCCGGTTCGAAATCTGTGCTTTCGAGGTCTGACGTTCATGCACGGCGAGCGGTACACGATCGCTGACGAAGATGCCGGTCTGCAACACGACTGGGAAATATATGACAAAGCGGGTTCACTTGTTCGACTGCGGGGGACTGAGAATTGTCGAATCGAAAGTTGCCGGTTCGCGCACAGCGGTGGCGGAGCGATTCGCATCGATTTACACGGCAAGAAGAACACGGTGTCTGGCAACCTGATCGAGCACATCGGTGGGACAGGCATCCTGCTTTGCGGCTATGGCCCAGGGACGAAGGACGTCAGTGGAAAGAATCTTGTCACTAACAATCAAATCCATCATGTCGGACAGATTTATTCGCACTCGCCTGGCATCATGATCTGGCAAAGTGGCGAGAATCGCATTGCGAACAACCTGGTGCACCATACGCCCTACACCGGAATCATCCTTTCTGGTTGCATGACCGATTTCTTCCGGCGTCAAGGACGCGAGCTCAGCAGGACGATCAGGCGGCATGAGGTTGCAGGCTTGCCTAACCAACCGCAATTGGAAGACGTTCGACCCTATCTTCACACACACGACAATGTCATCGAATACAACGAGATCCATCATGCGATGGAAATGCTTGGGGACGGAAACGGAATCTACATCCGCGGGGCTGGAACGGGCAACGTCATCCGTCGAAACTACATCCATCACCTCGTCGCGCCCATGATTATGCAGGCGGCAATTCGTACTGATGGCGGCCAGATGGATACAACCATCGCCGAAAATCTGATCTACAAGTGCACCTCGCAAGGGATCATTCTGAAGCTGAACAATCGCTGCGAGAACAACATTGTCGCAGACATTATCGCACCACCTCGCGGGTATTACCTCTCGTTACGTGAAGGGCCAATGAACGAAGCGGTGGTCAAGCGCAATATCTTTTACTCTACGGGAAGAGATACGACGTTCATTAATGAATTGCCGCCCAGCAATCGCAGGCAGTCTGAAGATCGCCGTGGGCGCGCATTGGCCCGCTCGAAGGATGCCGACACCGATCACAACATCTACTTTTGCGTCGGCAACCCCGAATTGGGCAATCAGATGCTGGAGAAACAACAACGAGACGGCATCGACACCCACAGCTTGGCTGTTGATCCCCTCTTTGTTGATCCCCCCAACGGCGACTTTCGACTCCGGCCCAATTCACCGGCATTGAAGTTAGGATTCACACCGATCGACTGGTCGAAGGCCGGATTGAAGACTAACGAGAAGAATCATGCCAATGATTAG
- a CDS encoding DUF1552 domain-containing protein, with protein sequence MKHHVNHQRRMFLKGIGVSIALPALEGLRSSQLVAASKPLAAPTRAAFIYVPNGAQQDHWFPTGSGSAFELSSTMKPLEAVRDQIQVITGLDHQHAEAGPDGAGDHARANATFLTGLRARKTSSSNIQVGQSIDQLIAQSVGHRTKFSSLELTCDSIRKSGKCDSGYSCAYQYNISWRTPVTPMTPEPNPRNVFERLFGDQDPQTHRRQLERRQQQRSILDFVMDDAKQLKKQLGSSGHRKVEEYMSGIREIEQRIERMETFPTDKLDDFRLAEQSVPDEVPQDYAEHIDVMFELLVLAFQTDTTRVATLMLAHDGSNRSFPELGIQEGHHHLTHQQEEQYARERVAKIDVFYMSRLAKFLERLKTLKDSDDRTLLDNSMIVYGSGISDANRHTHDNLPLILAGSGGGSLNSGRVVDAGSQPMSNLFLSLADRMGVMNVDRFGDSTGRFTNI encoded by the coding sequence ATGAAGCACCATGTCAATCATCAGCGTCGTATGTTTCTCAAAGGGATTGGGGTTTCCATTGCGCTTCCGGCATTGGAGGGGCTGCGGTCCTCACAACTCGTAGCGGCAAGCAAACCTCTTGCCGCCCCGACCAGAGCAGCTTTCATTTATGTCCCAAACGGAGCTCAACAGGACCACTGGTTTCCGACAGGAAGTGGCAGCGCATTCGAATTGAGCTCGACGATGAAGCCTCTGGAAGCTGTACGTGATCAGATCCAGGTTATTACGGGGCTGGACCACCAGCACGCCGAAGCCGGACCCGATGGAGCGGGCGATCATGCGCGCGCCAACGCAACGTTCTTAACGGGATTGAGAGCGAGGAAGACTTCCAGTTCCAACATTCAAGTCGGTCAGTCAATCGACCAGCTAATCGCACAAAGCGTAGGACATCGGACCAAGTTCTCGTCGTTGGAACTGACTTGCGATTCAATCCGCAAATCTGGGAAGTGTGATTCTGGATACTCGTGTGCCTATCAGTACAACATTTCCTGGCGGACTCCAGTGACACCAATGACACCGGAGCCGAATCCCAGAAACGTCTTTGAGCGACTGTTCGGCGATCAGGATCCGCAGACTCATCGACGACAGCTCGAGCGTCGGCAACAGCAGCGATCCATTCTCGACTTCGTGATGGATGATGCAAAGCAGCTGAAAAAGCAGCTCGGCTCGAGCGGTCACCGGAAGGTCGAAGAATACATGAGTGGGATTCGAGAGATTGAACAACGCATCGAACGAATGGAAACATTTCCAACAGACAAGCTGGACGACTTTCGTTTGGCCGAGCAATCAGTGCCAGACGAGGTTCCTCAGGATTATGCCGAACACATCGACGTCATGTTCGAATTGCTCGTGCTAGCGTTCCAGACGGACACCACGCGCGTTGCTACATTGATGTTGGCACACGATGGATCGAACCGCAGTTTTCCAGAACTTGGGATCCAGGAAGGGCATCACCACCTGACTCACCAACAGGAAGAGCAATATGCCCGCGAGCGAGTAGCGAAGATTGATGTCTTCTACATGAGTCGGTTGGCGAAGTTCCTCGAGAGGCTGAAAACGCTGAAGGACTCGGACGACCGAACACTGCTCGATAACAGCATGATTGTCTATGGCAGTGGCATTTCCGACGCGAACCGGCATACCCACGATAATCTTCCGTTGATTCTCGCTGGCAGCGGTGGGGGCAGCTTAAATAGTGGCCGAGTTGTGGACGCGGGGTCACAACCGATGTCCAACCTGTTTCTGTCGCTGGCCGACCGGATGGGCGTGATGAATGTTGATCGATTCGGAGATTCCACCGGTCGATTCACAAATATCTAA
- a CDS encoding SDR family NAD(P)-dependent oxidoreductase, whose amino-acid sequence MKRTVLVSGGNRGIGLAIVTALAEQGNAVWLGSRELAEGERVAASFEESGLDVTAVQLDLADASSIESAVNRVQGAGYPISALVNNAGVYHDRPLLELTDAETAESLSVHLTGPIRLIRALVPDMTSRGYGRIVNVSSSWGSFAEGLGGPGAYGVTKAALNALTVRLANELPSTIKVNSMCPGWVRTRMGGGGATRSPEEGAKTAVWLATLPDDGPTGGFFRDEEPIEW is encoded by the coding sequence ATGAAACGGACAGTGTTAGTATCGGGAGGAAATCGTGGGATCGGTTTAGCGATCGTTACCGCACTTGCCGAACAGGGAAACGCGGTGTGGCTCGGATCTCGCGAGTTGGCGGAAGGCGAACGTGTGGCCGCGTCGTTTGAGGAAAGCGGACTGGACGTGACCGCCGTGCAGTTGGATCTCGCGGATGCGTCGTCGATTGAATCAGCCGTGAATCGAGTGCAGGGTGCCGGGTATCCAATCAGCGCATTGGTCAACAATGCGGGTGTGTATCACGATCGACCTTTGCTAGAGCTGACCGATGCCGAGACTGCCGAATCGCTTTCCGTGCATCTGACCGGACCGATCCGGCTGATTCGAGCACTCGTCCCGGACATGACCAGTCGTGGCTACGGAAGAATCGTCAACGTCTCCTCGAGTTGGGGATCGTTCGCTGAAGGTTTGGGAGGACCGGGTGCCTACGGAGTCACCAAAGCGGCTCTGAACGCATTGACCGTTCGACTGGCAAACGAACTGCCGTCGACTATCAAGGTGAACTCCATGTGCCCAGGTTGGGTGCGAACACGCATGGGAGGTGGGGGAGCTACGAGAAGTCCTGAAGAGGGAGCAAAGACTGCCGTCTGGCTGGCTACTCTGCCAGACGACGGGCCGACCGGTGGCTTCTTTCGAGATGAGGAGCCGATCGAATGGTAG
- a CDS encoding alpha/beta hydrolase-fold protein, which yields MISTHCLHQAICLGAFTIAMNGALAGTLVADDDFTKSFGTEGNGDHVIGPDYSIAPELTDLGNPKGKQFEFLMPLADSKIFRGDDATLDPSKKVREQRKVFVYVPDAYEDGTEAPILVTLDGPSRLELVRNALDNLTISNAPERRLPAMIVIAVENGGSDSKGSQRGLEYDTMSDRFARFINDEVLPAVLNDPQIKATYPHLAFTENPWGRGVMGCSSGGAAALTMGWFRPDLFRRLITYSGTFVDQQDDDAAEEAKYPLGAWEYHSSLKLIENSEKKPLRIFTHVSEFDNGAQRPESSYHNWVMANERTAAALKAKGYDYRFVYSKASRHCDGKVFEATLADTLVWMWRGYHDED from the coding sequence ATGATCAGCACACATTGTCTTCACCAGGCAATTTGCCTCGGAGCTTTCACAATCGCGATGAATGGAGCCTTGGCTGGCACCTTGGTCGCAGACGACGACTTCACCAAGAGCTTCGGCACCGAGGGGAACGGTGATCACGTCATTGGCCCGGACTACTCAATTGCTCCGGAGCTGACCGATTTGGGCAATCCGAAAGGTAAGCAGTTTGAATTCCTGATGCCTCTGGCGGACAGCAAGATCTTTCGTGGGGATGATGCGACACTCGATCCGTCCAAGAAGGTCCGTGAGCAACGCAAGGTGTTCGTCTATGTCCCGGATGCGTATGAGGACGGCACTGAAGCCCCAATCCTGGTCACACTCGATGGTCCGAGTCGTCTGGAGTTGGTTCGCAATGCGCTCGACAATCTGACGATCTCGAACGCCCCAGAGCGAAGACTTCCGGCGATGATCGTGATTGCGGTTGAAAATGGCGGAAGCGATAGCAAAGGCAGCCAGCGTGGCCTTGAATACGACACCATGTCCGATCGGTTTGCCCGCTTTATCAACGACGAAGTTCTACCGGCCGTCCTTAATGATCCTCAGATCAAAGCCACCTATCCACACCTTGCCTTTACAGAGAATCCGTGGGGACGTGGGGTCATGGGGTGCAGCTCTGGTGGCGCTGCCGCATTGACGATGGGCTGGTTCCGACCTGACCTGTTTCGTCGCCTCATCACTTATTCAGGCACTTTTGTCGACCAACAGGACGATGACGCAGCTGAAGAAGCGAAGTATCCGTTAGGTGCTTGGGAGTATCACTCCAGCCTGAAGCTAATTGAAAACAGCGAGAAAAAGCCGCTTCGCATCTTCACCCACGTCTCCGAGTTCGATAACGGTGCTCAACGACCTGAGTCGTCTTATCACAACTGGGTCATGGCGAATGAACGTACTGCTGCCGCTCTCAAAGCCAAGGGATACGACTACCGCTTCGTCTACAGCAAGGCGTCCAGGCACTGCGACGGGAAGGTCTTTGAGGCGACGCTGGCCGACACGCTCGTCTGGATGTGGCGAGGCTATCACGACGAAGATTGA